Part of the Limihaloglobus sulfuriphilus genome is shown below.
CGATATAGACAAGATGACCCATGTTATAATCGGTAATGATGCTGAAAACCCGTCAATGATCGCCTGCACATCGTGGGCAACTACTTACTTTACCCAGAAAAGTGCGATTTTAGAGGGAAGAAAATCAAACGGCTACTGGAACCTGATAGCGGACAAAAGCGGCCAATACGATTTTGAGCTGTGCAGATGGCCCAAAGAAACAAACGCCGCCCTGCAGGACAAGGTTGACGTTAAATATACAGACACATTCCCTTACGGCCCGGGCAAAGAAGGTACCGCCCTGCCGATTGCAAAGGCGAGAATACAGGTCAACGATATTGACCGAACAATTGATGTCAACAAGGGCGATAAGGCCGCGAAATTTACATGCAGGCTGAACAAAGGCCCTGTAAGGCTGAAAACATGGTTCTACGACAAAAACGACAATGAGCTCTGCGGGGCGTATTACGTGTATGTTACACGCAGATAGCGGCTTAGAGTATCCTGTAATCTTCAAGTACGCGGCGTATTTGCTCGGCTGACTGAAACTGAACAGATTTCATGCCGGTTGCTATTGCACCCTCAACGTTTGCCGGCAGGTCGTCGATAAACAAACACTTTTCAGGCGGTTTGCCGACATTGGCGGCCGCGGCGAGATAGCACTGTTTCTCCGGTTTGCCGAAACCGATTTCATAGCTGAGAGTGGGCTTATCTATCGCCGCCACATGCGGGTATGTGCTCCGTAGGTGGTTCCAGTGCAAAGGGTCTGTGTCAGAGAGGAGCCCGAGAGCGGTTTTGTTTTTTAAGTCATAAACAAGCCCCTCCATCCCCTGCATAGGCAGAAAAATATCGCACCACAAACCGCTGAAAGTATCAAAATCCAGATCAAGCGAAAACTCGCCGCGTACTTTCTTATAGAACTCATTCGGAGTAAGCCGGCCTGTATTATATTCCCTTATAACTTTATGGTGCATAAGTTTATGCATCAAGAGCCCGTCATCGCCGGCGAGCAGTTCACTGAAAAAACGAAATATCCCACGGCTGGTATCGATATCTACCAGCACCCTGCCAAGGTCAAAAATAACCGCCTCAATGTCTGTTTTGCTGTCTTTCATAATCTCTCTATTGAATTCGCCAATAAGTAAAAAACTGATTGTAAGCTCTTTAAGCAAAAACCGCCACGAAAATCACAAAACAGGCTCAAAAGCCTGCTTATTGTCAACTGTTCATTATCCATCGTTTATTGAATCATATCATAGATTTCTCCGATTGAAAGCCTGTAACACTTTTATTTTTCAAATGTAAAGTCCTTAAATAAAAACACTTGCAAATGAAAAGAGTCTCAACCCCTTTAATTCAGCCCGTTGTCATAATAACACATCCAGGGATAATTCATCGTATTTTCGTCCTTCATAATCCGCCTGCCGGATATATATAAACCGGAACGGCTGAGCTGCTTATTGTCAATTGTTCATTATCCATCGTTTATTGAATCATATCATAGATTTCTCCGATTGAAAGCCTGTAACACTTTTATTTTTCAAATGTAAAGTCTTTAAATAAAAACACTTGCAAAAGAAAAGAGTCTCAACCCCTTTAATTCCTTCCTGGTTGATTCTTACAATAGGCGTATGACCCCAACCCATCCCGATACTGCTTTCGCGGCGAATAGGGGTTATTCCAGTTGCCGTCGGGGTTGATGCCGTGTGGGTCTTTTTGCAGGAATCTTCCTATTTCGGGGGAGTAATAGCGGTTGCGGTAGTACATGATCTGGAGATTGCCGGAATCGAGCGTGTCGAGCCGCCTGCCGGTGAAGGTGTATTCATTGCCGAAGCCGGAAGCGGAGCTTGTCACATCGTCTGCCGTGTAGAAATTCCCATCTGCACCTGCCGCAAAAATCTTCGGATCGCCGTAGGAGCTGTATTCAACCCGTTCAGTAACGGCGAATGCCGCAGTGCTGCTTGCAACTGCCGCAACTGAATACAGGTGGTCACGGAAGAAGAACTCATAGTTTGTACCGTCGCCTGAAACGAATATCTCATCGATATAGCTGCCGTACATGTGCCAACGCGTAAAGGCGTAAGATGAATCAACTTCCTGCGTTACCTGGGCTTTGTCGTTATAGTAGTACATACGTGTATTCGCTGTTGTTATCAGATCGTCCTTTTTGATCCGCCTGCCAAGGGCATCGTAAGAGTATTCAACAACACCTGTGGTGCCGCCGAGCCCCTTGCTGATATAGATCAGACGGTTTTCGTAGTCATAAGTATAGGTATAACCTGCCTTATCGCCGGTAAGGCTGCCTGCATTATCATATGAAATCCCCTCATTGTCAATAGAATTATACTGGAATTCGCCTCTTGCGAGGTAGAGAATCGTGATAAATCGAGGCGTGAATTTTATTATTAAGCGTCGGGCTGAAAGGTGCGACCTACGCTGCGAATTATGGAATAATTGGACAGGATTACAGGAATAACAGGATTTTATTTAAGTATTTGATTATTCTTAACTTGTGAATCTTCTCCATTACCTTCAATACCTTCATGGTAAATAATAATCGATTATATTCTCCGTGGCCTCCGTGTCTTCCGTGGTGGATTAAAGCATTTGAGCCGCAGAAAACAGGCATTAGGCAACAGGTAAGAGCGGCGCCGCCTCGCTGCGCTCGTTGTCGCGCGCACTCCAAAAGGCGGTTTGTTGGTTTTGCAGGCGGGTGCTGTTGTTCGGAGCAAATTCGTGAATTTGCTCTACAATGTTGTCGTTGTCGCTCACTGCAAAGGTTTGAGAGACGCATGCAATGCGTCTCTACCGGGGTGCGAAAATAGAGGTCGAAGTATCTTTGTTTTATATTGATCATTATTCCCCTGTAAGTATATGTTTTTTCTATACAATCCATTTTTGGCTTGACAAATAAGGCAAATCGTATAACTTTAGGCAAACCTAAAAACATAAGGCAGACTAACAAATGATAGAACAAGAAAAAATTAAGCTCAGTGCAAGCCTCGAAGATTACCTCGA
Proteins encoded:
- a CDS encoding HAD family hydrolase; amino-acid sequence: MKDSKTDIEAVIFDLGRVLVDIDTSRGIFRFFSELLAGDDGLLMHKLMHHKVIREYNTGRLTPNEFYKKVRGEFSLDLDFDTFSGLWCDIFLPMQGMEGLVYDLKNKTALGLLSDTDPLHWNHLRSTYPHVAAIDKPTLSYEIGFGKPEKQCYLAAAANVGKPPEKCLFIDDLPANVEGAIATGMKSVQFQSAEQIRRVLEDYRIL
- a CDS encoding RHS repeat-associated core domain-containing protein, whose product is MYYYNDKAQVTQEVDSSYAFTRWHMYGSYIDEIFVSGDGTNYEFFFRDHLYSVAAVASSTAAFAVTERVEYSSYGDPKIFAAGADGNFYTADDVTSSASGFGNEYTFTGRRLDTLDSGNLQIMYYRNRYYSPEIGRFLQKDPHGINPDGNWNNPYSPRKQYRDGLGSYAYCKNQPGRN